Proteins found in one Mangifera indica cultivar Alphonso chromosome 15, CATAS_Mindica_2.1, whole genome shotgun sequence genomic segment:
- the LOC123197481 gene encoding glycine-rich protein 2-like — MGNWDGGGGDAAQITVPGGGGGIGNDDGCGTKGAFCCGGFGCGASGCVGGGGQFVLDIGSGGGQFVLGIGGGDHFVLDIGCGEGQFVLGISSGGD, encoded by the coding sequence ATGGGAAATTGGGACGGAGGAGGTGGTGACGCAGCCCAAATCACTGTCCCTGGAGGTGGTGGGGGTATTGGCAACGATGATGGATGTGGTACCAAGGGTGCTTTTTGCTGTGGCGGTTTTGGTTGTGGAGCAAGTGGTTGTGTAGGTGGCGGAGGCCAGTTTGTATTGGATATTGGTAGTGGCGGGGGCCAGTTTGTATTGGGCATTGGTGGCGGAGATCATTTTGTGTTGGATATTGGTTGTGGCGAAGGCCAGTTTGTGTTGGGTATTAGTAGTGGAGGAGACTAG